In one Corallococcus sp. EGB genomic region, the following are encoded:
- a CDS encoding GNAT family N-acetyltransferase, with the protein MPADTPLKVRILDAIRDVPAAQWDALVTDGAPPFVRHAWLSAMEESGSATEDTGWAPHHLTLWRGKKLVAAAPAYLKFHSMGEYIYDFGWANAAAQLGVEYYPKLLVGGPLSPATVPRFLTAPGEDAAKLRRALLEAAVQTAQEQDCSGVHVLYPTDEEADFLEEAGLARRITLQFHWKNPGYQRYDDYLARFDSKRRNQLKRERGAAATQGIQLRTVRGADLTQEHARRAYTFYTSTCERHAWGQVQLTPGFFERVFRDLPDTVEMVEAVRDGEVIAGAFNLATPERLYGRYWGCTEEHPFLHFNVCLYHSVDDCIRAGRKVFEPGAGGEHKVSRGFEPTAVHSAHLIFDKRLDKAVRSFLRMEHARLAPAVEEAERICGLKPWGAASPGSTGT; encoded by the coding sequence GTGCCCGCCGACACCCCTCTGAAGGTCCGCATTCTCGATGCCATCCGCGATGTCCCGGCCGCCCAATGGGATGCCCTGGTCACCGACGGCGCGCCCCCCTTCGTGCGCCATGCGTGGCTGTCCGCCATGGAGGAGAGCGGCAGCGCCACCGAGGACACCGGCTGGGCCCCGCACCACCTGACGCTGTGGCGCGGGAAGAAGCTCGTCGCCGCCGCGCCCGCGTACCTCAAGTTCCACAGCATGGGCGAGTACATCTACGACTTCGGCTGGGCCAACGCCGCCGCCCAGCTGGGCGTGGAGTACTACCCGAAGCTGCTCGTGGGCGGCCCCCTGTCTCCCGCCACCGTGCCGCGCTTCCTCACCGCCCCCGGCGAGGACGCCGCGAAGCTGCGCCGCGCGCTCCTGGAGGCCGCCGTCCAGACAGCCCAGGAGCAGGACTGCTCCGGCGTGCACGTGCTCTACCCCACGGACGAGGAGGCGGACTTCCTGGAGGAGGCCGGGCTCGCGCGCCGCATCACGCTCCAGTTCCATTGGAAGAACCCGGGCTACCAGCGCTACGACGACTACCTGGCCCGCTTCGACTCCAAGCGCCGCAACCAGCTCAAGCGCGAGCGCGGCGCCGCGGCCACCCAGGGCATCCAGCTGCGCACCGTGCGCGGCGCGGACCTGACGCAAGAGCACGCCCGGCGCGCGTACACCTTCTACACGTCCACCTGCGAGCGCCATGCCTGGGGCCAGGTGCAGCTCACCCCGGGCTTCTTCGAGCGTGTCTTCCGCGACCTGCCTGACACCGTGGAGATGGTGGAGGCGGTGAGGGACGGGGAGGTCATCGCCGGGGCCTTCAACCTGGCCACGCCAGAGCGGCTCTACGGCCGCTACTGGGGCTGCACGGAGGAGCACCCCTTCCTGCACTTCAACGTCTGCCTGTATCACTCCGTGGACGACTGCATCCGCGCGGGCCGCAAGGTGTTCGAGCCCGGCGCGGGCGGCGAGCACAAGGTGTCTCGCGGCTTCGAGCCCACCGCCGTGCACAGCGCTCACCTGATTTTCGACAAGCGCCTGGACAAGGCCGTCCGGAGCTTCCTGCGCATGGAGCACGCGCGGCTGGCACCCGCGGTGGAAGAGGCGGAGCGCATCTGCGGCCTCAAGCCGTGGGGTGCGGCCTCTCCCGGGTCCACCGGCACCTGA
- a CDS encoding suppressor of fused domain protein, producing MKVPETDEDFIQWYEDCWADRDEVEYPKLFGAIREEVDLLEGTGVLEGWLESELAQGQELDPNWLPMGVRVAPPSEQYPYWTYVTSGLSNPFTVVPGQDLADDAPSGLGYEMVIHTPEEERWPVLRLLDMMAYNLVCARLFAMGHRYPVDGTLTGGDTKLAGFVFVKDANRPSHFTLPSGQVELLTLVGVTKNEMAFARSNGMDSLMKKLADPANPSTAYITRPERDEVKL from the coding sequence ATGAAAGTCCCGGAGACCGACGAAGACTTCATCCAGTGGTACGAAGACTGCTGGGCTGACCGCGACGAGGTGGAGTACCCCAAGCTGTTCGGTGCCATCCGCGAGGAAGTGGACCTCCTCGAGGGCACCGGCGTGCTGGAGGGGTGGCTGGAGAGCGAGCTGGCCCAGGGCCAGGAGCTGGACCCCAACTGGCTGCCCATGGGCGTGCGCGTGGCGCCTCCCAGTGAGCAGTACCCGTACTGGACCTACGTGACGAGCGGCCTGTCCAACCCCTTCACGGTGGTCCCAGGGCAGGACCTGGCGGACGACGCCCCCAGCGGCCTGGGCTACGAGATGGTCATCCACACGCCCGAGGAGGAGCGCTGGCCCGTGCTGCGCCTCCTGGACATGATGGCCTACAACCTCGTGTGCGCGCGGCTGTTCGCCATGGGGCACCGCTACCCGGTGGACGGCACGCTCACCGGCGGTGACACCAAGCTCGCGGGCTTCGTGTTCGTGAAGGACGCCAACCGCCCCAGCCACTTCACCCTGCCCAGCGGCCAGGTGGAGCTGCTCACGCTGGTGGGCGTGACGAAGAACGAGATGGCCTTCGCGCGCTCCAACGGCATGGACAGCCTGATGAAGAAGCTGGCCGACCCCGCGAACCCGAGCACCGCGTACATCACGCGGCCGGAGCGCGACGAGGTGAAGCTGTAG